The following nucleotide sequence is from Salinispirillum sp. LH 10-3-1.
CCCCACAGGTTACTCCGCCAGTACAGCGGGCAATGACTTCACCCTCCAAGCGCTCAATCGGAGCATCGCAAACAGGGCAATGATCTGGCAGAGGTACCTTGCGCGCATTGCTGGGACGACGCTCAGGCACAGCACGCAGCACCTTGGGAATCACATCGCCAGCCCGATGAATGATGACCGTGTCGCCCTCATGCAGATCCAACCGGGCGATTTCATCCATATTATGCAGGGTTGCATTGCTGACCATCACCCCACCAACCAGCACCGGCTGCAAACGCGCTACCGGTGTCACCGCACCGGTACGACCGATCTGAAAGTCGATGCGCTCCAACACCGTCAACTCTTCTTGCGCCGGGAATTTATACGCCGTGGCCCACCGCGGCGCCCGCGATACCATACCCAAGCGCTCTTGCAATGATACCGCATCGACTTTAAACACCACGCCGTCTATGTCGTAAGGCAAAGCATCGCGCTTGGCGGCGATATCATCGTAGTAAGCTTGCAGCGCCTCCGTACCCGTTATGCGCTGCATTTCCGGATTAATACGAAAGCCCCACTGGTGAAAAAGACGCAAGCGGTCGAAATGGCTGTCTGGTAACAGGGCACCGTCTATCTCGCCATAACCATAACAGCAGAATTCCAAGGGCCGCTTAGCCGTCACAGCAGGGTCGATCTGACGCAAGCTGCCCGAAGCGGCATTACGCGGGTTCATATAGGTCTTTTCACCAGCGGCCAATGCCTGTTCATTCAGTCGCTGAAAACCCCCACGCGGCATGTAGATTTCGCCTCGGACTTCCAACACTGGCGGGAAACCTGAACCCTGTAAACGCAGTGGCACTGAGGGTATGGTGCGCACATTTGCGGTGATGTTTTCACCCGCCGTGCCGTCGCCACGTGTGGCTGCCTGTACCAAGGCTCCTTGCTCATAGCGCAATGTCACGGCAATACCGTCCAGCTTCGGCTCACAACAAAATGCCTGAGCTTCCCGAACGCCCTCTTTATCCAATCGCTCAGCAACG
It contains:
- the ligA gene encoding NAD-dependent DNA ligase LigA, whose amino-acid sequence is MKAIEQQIAALREQLQKHNYAYYVLDEPTVPDAEYDRLFHELKQLEEQHPELVTPDSPTQRVGAPLIGGFTPVEHAVPMLSLDNAFSADDLVAFCRRVAERLDKEGVREAQAFCCEPKLDGIAVTLRYEQGALVQAATRGDGTAGENITANVRTIPSVPLRLQGSGFPPVLEVRGEIYMPRGGFQRLNEQALAAGEKTYMNPRNAASGSLRQIDPAVTAKRPLEFCCYGYGEIDGALLPDSHFDRLRLFHQWGFRINPEMQRITGTEALQAYYDDIAAKRDALPYDIDGVVFKVDAVSLQERLGMVSRAPRWATAYKFPAQEELTVLERIDFQIGRTGAVTPVARLQPVLVGGVMVSNATLHNMDEIARLDLHEGDTVIIHRAGDVIPKVLRAVPERRPSNARKVPLPDHCPVCDAPIERLEGEVIARCTGGVTCGAQRLEALKHFVSRKAMDIDGVGEKLLETLIEKQWVMQFSDLYRLTFDQLMALDRMGEKSAQNTIDALAKSKQTTLPRFLFALGIREVGETTARNLALHFGHLDALMRASEEALIAVTDVGPIMAKHIRQFFEQEHNVDEIRSLIGQGIQWPAIEVPSVDAQPLVGETWVVTGKLETATRDEVKADLQALGAKVVGSVSAQTTCLIAGPGAGSKLTKAESLGIPVLDEAGWLARRQALLGAN